A single Mus caroli chromosome 15, CAROLI_EIJ_v1.1, whole genome shotgun sequence DNA region contains:
- the Znf740 gene encoding zinc finger protein 740 isoform X4: MAQASLLACEGLAGVSLVPTAASKKMMLSQIASKQAENGERAGSPDVLRCSSQMDCKPRFDLSSKGHRKDSDKSRNRKEDDSLAEASHSKKTVKKVVVVEQNGSFQVKIPKNFICEHCFGAFRSSYHLKRHVLIHTGEKPFECDVCDMRFIQKYHLERHKRVHSGEKPYQCERCHQCFSRTDRLLRHKRMCQGCQSKTSDGQFSL, encoded by the exons ATGGCTCAG GCAAGTCTTCTGGCTTGTGAAGGCCTAGCAGGTGTGAGTTTGGTTCCCACTGCAGCCAGCAAGAAGATGATGCTGAGCCAGATTGCCAGCAAGCAGGCTGAAAACGGCGAACGGGCAGGTAGCCCTGATGTGCTGAGGTGCTCCAGTCAG ATGGACTGTAAGCCTAGATTTGATTTGTCTTCAAAGGGCCACCGAAAAGACAGTGATAAATCCCGCAACCGCAAAGAGGATGACAGCTTGGCTGAGGCCTCTCATTCAAAAAAGACTGTTAAAAAG GTGGTGGTAGTGGAACAAAATGGCTCTTTTCAAGTAAAGATTCCCAAAAATTTTATTTGTGAACACTGCTTTGGAGCCTTTCGGAGCAGTTACCACCTCAAGAGGCACGTCCTTATCCACACTG GTGAGAAACCATTTGAGTGTGATGTCTGTGATATGCGTTTCATCCAGAAGTACCATCTCGAACGCCACAAGCGGGTACACAGTGGCGAAAAGCCTTACCAGTGTGAACGATGTCATCAG tgtTTTTCTCGGACAGACCGACTACTCAGACACAAACGGATGTGCCAAGGATGCCAGTCCAAGACTTCTGATGGGCAGTTTTCTCTATAG
- the Znf740 gene encoding zinc finger protein 740 isoform X5 — protein MAQASLLACEGLAGVSLVPTAASKKMMLSQIASKQAENGERAGSPDVLRCSSQGHRKDSDKSRNRKEDDSLAEASHSKKTVKKVVVVEQNGSFQVKIPKNFICEHCFGAFRSSYHLKRHVLIHTGEKPFECDVCDMRFIQKYHLERHKRVHSGEKPYQCERCHQCFSRTDRLLRHKRMCQGCQSKTSDGQFSL, from the exons ATGGCTCAG GCAAGTCTTCTGGCTTGTGAAGGCCTAGCAGGTGTGAGTTTGGTTCCCACTGCAGCCAGCAAGAAGATGATGCTGAGCCAGATTGCCAGCAAGCAGGCTGAAAACGGCGAACGGGCAGGTAGCCCTGATGTGCTGAGGTGCTCCAGTCAG GGCCACCGAAAAGACAGTGATAAATCCCGCAACCGCAAAGAGGATGACAGCTTGGCTGAGGCCTCTCATTCAAAAAAGACTGTTAAAAAG GTGGTGGTAGTGGAACAAAATGGCTCTTTTCAAGTAAAGATTCCCAAAAATTTTATTTGTGAACACTGCTTTGGAGCCTTTCGGAGCAGTTACCACCTCAAGAGGCACGTCCTTATCCACACTG GTGAGAAACCATTTGAGTGTGATGTCTGTGATATGCGTTTCATCCAGAAGTACCATCTCGAACGCCACAAGCGGGTACACAGTGGCGAAAAGCCTTACCAGTGTGAACGATGTCATCAG tgtTTTTCTCGGACAGACCGACTACTCAGACACAAACGGATGTGCCAAGGATGCCAGTCCAAGACTTCTGATGGGCAGTTTTCTCTATAG
- the Znf740 gene encoding zinc finger protein 740 isoform X3, with protein MKEASLLACEGLAGVSLVPTAASKKMMLSQIASKQAENGERAGSPDVLRCSSQMDCKPRFDLSSKGHRKDSDKSRNRKEDDSLAEASHSKKTVKKVVVVEQNGSFQVKIPKNFICEHCFGAFRSSYHLKRHVLIHTGEKPFECDVCDMRFIQKYHLERHKRVHSGEKPYQCERCHQCFSRTDRLLRHKRMCQGCQSKTSDGQFSL; from the exons ATGAAGGAG GCAAGTCTTCTGGCTTGTGAAGGCCTAGCAGGTGTGAGTTTGGTTCCCACTGCAGCCAGCAAGAAGATGATGCTGAGCCAGATTGCCAGCAAGCAGGCTGAAAACGGCGAACGGGCAGGTAGCCCTGATGTGCTGAGGTGCTCCAGTCAG ATGGACTGTAAGCCTAGATTTGATTTGTCTTCAAAGGGCCACCGAAAAGACAGTGATAAATCCCGCAACCGCAAAGAGGATGACAGCTTGGCTGAGGCCTCTCATTCAAAAAAGACTGTTAAAAAG GTGGTGGTAGTGGAACAAAATGGCTCTTTTCAAGTAAAGATTCCCAAAAATTTTATTTGTGAACACTGCTTTGGAGCCTTTCGGAGCAGTTACCACCTCAAGAGGCACGTCCTTATCCACACTG GTGAGAAACCATTTGAGTGTGATGTCTGTGATATGCGTTTCATCCAGAAGTACCATCTCGAACGCCACAAGCGGGTACACAGTGGCGAAAAGCCTTACCAGTGTGAACGATGTCATCAG tgtTTTTCTCGGACAGACCGACTACTCAGACACAAACGGATGTGCCAAGGATGCCAGTCCAAGACTTCTGATGGGCAGTTTTCTCTATAG
- the Znf740 gene encoding zinc finger protein 740 isoform X2, protein MTARQSVIYYFYIHGALCDSWLVQETLNLLTKGVLSDRRMVTAWWYLCLDGGEGKGSLQASLLACEGLAGVSLVPTAASKKMMLSQIASKQAENGERAGSPDVLRCSSQGHRKDSDKSRNRKEDDSLAEASHSKKTVKKVVVVEQNGSFQVKIPKNFICEHCFGAFRSSYHLKRHVLIHTGEKPFECDVCDMRFIQKYHLERHKRVHSGEKPYQCERCHQCFSRTDRLLRHKRMCQGCQSKTSDGQFSL, encoded by the exons atgacGGCAAGACAgtctgttatttattatttttatattcacgGTGCCCTGTGTGATAGCTGGCTGGTACAAGAGACTCTGAATCTGTTGACTAAAGGAGTTCTCAGTGACAGAAGGATGGTGACTGCGTGGTGGTACCTCTGCCTGgatgggggagaaggaaaaggaagcttGCAG GCAAGTCTTCTGGCTTGTGAAGGCCTAGCAGGTGTGAGTTTGGTTCCCACTGCAGCCAGCAAGAAGATGATGCTGAGCCAGATTGCCAGCAAGCAGGCTGAAAACGGCGAACGGGCAGGTAGCCCTGATGTGCTGAGGTGCTCCAGTCAG GGCCACCGAAAAGACAGTGATAAATCCCGCAACCGCAAAGAGGATGACAGCTTGGCTGAGGCCTCTCATTCAAAAAAGACTGTTAAAAAG GTGGTGGTAGTGGAACAAAATGGCTCTTTTCAAGTAAAGATTCCCAAAAATTTTATTTGTGAACACTGCTTTGGAGCCTTTCGGAGCAGTTACCACCTCAAGAGGCACGTCCTTATCCACACTG GTGAGAAACCATTTGAGTGTGATGTCTGTGATATGCGTTTCATCCAGAAGTACCATCTCGAACGCCACAAGCGGGTACACAGTGGCGAAAAGCCTTACCAGTGTGAACGATGTCATCAG tgtTTTTCTCGGACAGACCGACTACTCAGACACAAACGGATGTGCCAAGGATGCCAGTCCAAGACTTCTGATGGGCAGTTTTCTCTATAG
- the Znf740 gene encoding zinc finger protein 740 isoform X1: protein MTARQSVIYYFYIHGALCDSWLVQETLNLLTKGVLSDRRMVTAWWYLCLDGGEGKGSLQASLLACEGLAGVSLVPTAASKKMMLSQIASKQAENGERAGSPDVLRCSSQMDCKPRFDLSSKGHRKDSDKSRNRKEDDSLAEASHSKKTVKKVVVVEQNGSFQVKIPKNFICEHCFGAFRSSYHLKRHVLIHTGEKPFECDVCDMRFIQKYHLERHKRVHSGEKPYQCERCHQCFSRTDRLLRHKRMCQGCQSKTSDGQFSL from the exons atgacGGCAAGACAgtctgttatttattatttttatattcacgGTGCCCTGTGTGATAGCTGGCTGGTACAAGAGACTCTGAATCTGTTGACTAAAGGAGTTCTCAGTGACAGAAGGATGGTGACTGCGTGGTGGTACCTCTGCCTGgatgggggagaaggaaaaggaagcttGCAG GCAAGTCTTCTGGCTTGTGAAGGCCTAGCAGGTGTGAGTTTGGTTCCCACTGCAGCCAGCAAGAAGATGATGCTGAGCCAGATTGCCAGCAAGCAGGCTGAAAACGGCGAACGGGCAGGTAGCCCTGATGTGCTGAGGTGCTCCAGTCAG ATGGACTGTAAGCCTAGATTTGATTTGTCTTCAAAGGGCCACCGAAAAGACAGTGATAAATCCCGCAACCGCAAAGAGGATGACAGCTTGGCTGAGGCCTCTCATTCAAAAAAGACTGTTAAAAAG GTGGTGGTAGTGGAACAAAATGGCTCTTTTCAAGTAAAGATTCCCAAAAATTTTATTTGTGAACACTGCTTTGGAGCCTTTCGGAGCAGTTACCACCTCAAGAGGCACGTCCTTATCCACACTG GTGAGAAACCATTTGAGTGTGATGTCTGTGATATGCGTTTCATCCAGAAGTACCATCTCGAACGCCACAAGCGGGTACACAGTGGCGAAAAGCCTTACCAGTGTGAACGATGTCATCAG tgtTTTTCTCGGACAGACCGACTACTCAGACACAAACGGATGTGCCAAGGATGCCAGTCCAAGACTTCTGATGGGCAGTTTTCTCTATAG
- the Znf740 gene encoding zinc finger protein 740 isoform X6, whose product MMLSQIASKQAENGERAGSPDVLRCSSQMDCKPRFDLSSKGHRKDSDKSRNRKEDDSLAEASHSKKTVKKVVVVEQNGSFQVKIPKNFICEHCFGAFRSSYHLKRHVLIHTGEKPFECDVCDMRFIQKYHLERHKRVHSGEKPYQCERCHQCFSRTDRLLRHKRMCQGCQSKTSDGQFSL is encoded by the exons ATGATGCTGAGCCAGATTGCCAGCAAGCAGGCTGAAAACGGCGAACGGGCAGGTAGCCCTGATGTGCTGAGGTGCTCCAGTCAG ATGGACTGTAAGCCTAGATTTGATTTGTCTTCAAAGGGCCACCGAAAAGACAGTGATAAATCCCGCAACCGCAAAGAGGATGACAGCTTGGCTGAGGCCTCTCATTCAAAAAAGACTGTTAAAAAG GTGGTGGTAGTGGAACAAAATGGCTCTTTTCAAGTAAAGATTCCCAAAAATTTTATTTGTGAACACTGCTTTGGAGCCTTTCGGAGCAGTTACCACCTCAAGAGGCACGTCCTTATCCACACTG GTGAGAAACCATTTGAGTGTGATGTCTGTGATATGCGTTTCATCCAGAAGTACCATCTCGAACGCCACAAGCGGGTACACAGTGGCGAAAAGCCTTACCAGTGTGAACGATGTCATCAG tgtTTTTCTCGGACAGACCGACTACTCAGACACAAACGGATGTGCCAAGGATGCCAGTCCAAGACTTCTGATGGGCAGTTTTCTCTATAG